Part of the Sulfurimonas denitrificans DSM 1251 genome is shown below.
CAAGCAGCAGACGGAGACGTTGAGAGAGCACAAAGAGGAATAGTCTTCATAGATGAGATTGATAAAATTTCTCGTATGAGTGAAAACCGCTCTATTACCCGTGATGTATCTGGGGAGGGTGTTCAACAAGCTCTTTTAAAAATCATAGAGGGTGCTGTTGTAAATATTCCACCAAAAGGTGGAAGAAAACATCCAAATCAAGAGTTTATTGCGATTGACACAACAGGAATTTTGTTTATCTGTGGTGGTGCGTTTGATGGTCTTGATGAGATTTTAAAGAAAAAACAGGGTGAAAATGTTTTAGGTTTTGGTCATGAAAAGAAGAGCAAAAAAGAGCAAAAAATGAGTTATGATGCAGTTGAGCCTGATGATTTAGTAAATTATGGTCTTATTCCTGAGCTTGTTGGGCGTCTTCCAATTATTGCATCATTAAATGAGATTACAGAAGATGATATGGTTCGCATACTTACTGAACCTAAAAATTCAATTATCAAGCAATATAAAAAACTCTTCTCTATAGACAATGTTGAACTAAATTTTGAAGAAGATGCTCTAAGAGCAATTGCTACAAAATCTATAAAAAGAAAAACTGGTGCTCGTGGACTTCGTGCAATTTTAGAAGAGAATATGATAGATATTATGTATGAACTCCCAGAGTATGGTGGCTATGAAGTTTTAGTAACAAAAGCCGTCATAGACAACGCTGAGGCTCCTGTCTATATCAAAAAGAACTCAAAACAAATTGCATAAGGTAAAATAATGATATTTAACAAACTAATTGGTCTTTTTTCAAATGATTTATCCATCGACTTAGGAACAGCAAATACGATTGTAATTGCTAAAGGCAGAGGCATAATAATAAATGAGCCCTCAGTAGTTGCTGTAAAAACTGGAAAGTTTGGACATCAAAGAGTTTTAGCAGTTGGTCATGAAGCAAAAGAGATGGTTGGCAAAACTCCTGGAAATATAAAAGCTATTCGTCCTATGCGTGATGGTGTCATAGCAGATTTTGATATGACTGAAAAAATGATTAGAAAATTTATCGAAAAAGCGCATGGAAGAAGCTCTCTTATAAGTCCTAGAATTATTATCTGTGTTCCTTATGGATTAACTCAAGTTGAGAGAAAAGCTGTACGTGAATCTGCTCTTAGCGCAGGTGCTCGTGAAGTTTTTCTTATAGAAGAGCCAATGGCTGCAGCAATTGGAGCTGGAATAGATATACGTGAACCTCAAGGAAACTTAGTCGTTGACATCGGTGGTGGTACTACAGAGATAGGTGTTGTCTCACTTGGTGGTTTAGTTCTCTCAAAATCAATTAGAACAGCAGGTGACAAGATCGATCAGGCAATTGTAAACTATGTAAGAAGAAAATATAATCTTTTAATAGGCGAGAGAATCGCTGAAGAGATAAAGATAAATATTGGAACAGCAGTTACCCTTGATGAAGAGCTAAAGATGGTAATTACTGGCAGAGATCAAGTTGAAGGGCTTTTAAGTTCTGTTGAGCTAACAAGTGAAGATGCTAGAGAAGCGATGAAAGAGCCTCTCAAAGAGGTTGCAGAAGCACTTCGTGACGTGCTAGAGCAGATGCCTCCAGATTTGGCAGGTGATATAGTAAATCATGGGATAATCTTAACAGGAGGTGGAGCACTTATCCGTCAACTAGATAAGTATCTCTCAGATATTATCAAAATCCCTGTATATGTTGCAGATGAGCCTCTGCTTGCTGTTGCAAGAGGAACTGGACGCGCATTAGAAGAGATAGATTTACTACAAGAACTTTTTGAAAATGAATAAGGGGCTTCTTAGCTTTTTTTTAATCTTTACTGCACTCATAATGGGTGCACTCTATTATACTGATGTTATACAATCTCCTTTTATATCTGTATTAAATAAAATCAAAACCAACTATCACACCTCTAGTGAATTTATAGAAATTCAAGTAAAAAAACACTTTTTTCAGGCAGAACATATCGTAGAACTTAGTGAAAAGGTAAAAAAATATGAAAATAATTGTCTTGTAATTGAGCAGTTGTCATACGATCTTAACAATCTTTTTTTAGAGAGTCACTCAGAGCTAAAAGTTGAACCAAATGTAGAGCTAGTTAGAACAATCTCATATCAAAAATTTGGCGATTTGAATAGAGTATGGCTTGAAATAAACGATTATAACGCTTCAAAAATTCACGGTCTTGTATATAACAATCTTGTTGCTGGAATTGTTATCTCCCAAAATGGAAGACCGCTTGGGCTTTTAAACAGCGATTTAAAAAGTTCTTATGCTGTTTATGTTGGAGAACAAAAAGCCCCAGGTATAGTTCATGGAAATAATTCAAACCATCTTATTGTAAAATTTATACCTGCATGGTTTTTAATAAATAAAGGTGATAAAGTTATAACTTCTGGACTAGATGAGATTTTTTTTGAGGGTTTAGGTGTTGGTATTGTGGTCTCTGTTACGAAATCGCAAGGGTATCAGAGTGCGGTTGTTGAACCTTTCTATAAAGCAAATGCTCCAAACTACTTTCATATGATTAAAAAAGTCAAATAACTCATCAAATTTTAAGTGCCCTTTACCTATAATAAACAAATTTTTATGTACAAATATTAAAGGTAAACAATGCCAAAACGCACTGACATTCATACTATTTTACTTATTGGTTCAGGTCCGATTATTATCGGTCAAGCTTGTGAATTTGACTACTCTGGAACGCAAGCTGTTAAAACTCTAAAAGAGTTAGGTTACCGTGTGGTTCTTATCAATTCAAATCCTGCAACTATTATGACAGACCCTGAATTTGCAGATAGAACATATATAGAGCCTATCAGAGAAGATATAATTGCTAAAATCATAAAAGATGAAAAAGTTGATGCTGTTTTACCTACAATGGGTGGACAAACTGCACTTAATGTTGCCACTAGCATGTATAAAAAAGGTATGTTAGAGGGTGTGGAGTTCTTAGGTGCATCTCCAGAGGCTATTCATAAAGGTGAAGACCGCTCAGCTTTTAACAAAGCTATGATTAAAATAGGTATGGATTTACCAAAAAGCCGTAACGCTTATAGTGTTGAGGAGGCTTTGGAAGTTGCACTTGAGATAGGTTTTCCAGTTATAAGCAGAGCCTCGTTTACACTAGCTGGTGGCGGAAGCGGTGTGGCATACAACATGGAAGAGTTCAAAATACTGGCACAAGAAGGTATCTCTGCATCTCCAGTTAGTGAAATAGAGATTATGGAGTCAATGCTCGGTTGGAAAGAGTACGAGATGGAGGTTATCCGAGATAAAGCGGATAACTGTATTATCGTCTGCTCAATTGAGAATTTTGACCCAATGGGCGTTCACACTGGCGATAGCATAACTGTTGCGCCTGCACTTACTCTAACAGATAAAGAGTACCAAAGAATGCGTGATGCCTCTTTTGATATTTTAAGAGAGATTGGTGTTGATACTGGTGGAAGTAACGTTCAATTTTCAATTGACCCTAAAACTGGACGTATGATTGTTATTGAGATGAACCCTCGTGTTTCTCGCTCTTCTGCTCTTGCTTCTAAAGCTACTGGCTATCCAATCGCAAAAGTAGCAACACTTTTAGCTGTTGGTTTTACTCTTGATGAAATTACAAACGACATTACAGGCACTCCTGCGTCATTTGAACCTGTAATTGACTATGTTGTTACAAAGATACCTCGCTTCACTTTTGAGAAATTCCCAGAAGCACAAAGCACTCTAAGCACAAGCATGAAGAGTGTTGGCGAAGTTATGGCGATAGGGAGAACTTTTAAAGAATCTATCCAAAAAGCTCTATGTTCACTTGAGACTGGACTTTGTGGTTTTGACCCGATTGACGCTGATTTTGATTTTATTAAGCATGAAATTCGCCGTCCAAATGCAGATAGAATTTTATATGTTGCAGAGGGATTCCGTCGTGGAATGAGCATAGAAGAGATGTTTGACACATGTAATATAGACCCGTGGTTTTTGTATCAAATTGAAGAGATGATAAAAGTAGAATCAATCATTGATAAAAAAATATTAAGCGATGAGACATTTATGCGAAGTGTAAAAGTTGACGGTTTTTCAGATAAAAGAATAGCTCAATTAATAAGTCAAAAATCAGAAACAAAGATAACGGAAGATGATGTCTATAAAGCTAAAAAAACTTTAGGCGTAAACTTAGAGTATAACGAGGTTGACACATGTGCTGCAGAGTTTGAAGCGCTTACTCCATACCTCTACTCAACGACTAACATAACAAAGCTTCCAAATGTAAAAAACAGAGTAAGCGAGGCGAAAAAAGTTCTAATTTTAGGCGGTGGACCTAACAGAATAGGACAAGGCATTGAGTTTGACTACTGTTGTGTTCATGCTGCATTTGCGCTCAAAGAGATGGGCATTGAGACTATCATGTACAACTGTAATCCTGAAACTGTATCAACAGATTATGATACTTCAGATGTACTCTATTTTGAACCTATCGATTTTGAACATGTTAGAGAAGTCATTGAAAATGAGAAACCAGATGGTGTAATAGTCCATTTTGGCGGACAAACTCCTCTAAAGTTAGCAAATGCTCTTACTAAAATAGGAGCAAATATAGCTGGAACTCCATCACATGTAATTGATTTAGCAGAAGATAGAGAGCAGTTTTCCAACTTTGTAAACTCTCATGGATTAAAACAGCCTGCAAATGGTCTTGCTCGTACAAAAGATGAAGCTCATGATATAGCATTAAGACTTGGTTTTCCTGTTTTAGTTCGCCCATCTTATGTTCTTGGCGGGCGTGGCATGAGAATCGTCTATTCACAAGAAGAACTGCGCCAATATATGGACTTAGCTGTACTTGTTAGTAACGATGCTCCAGTACTTGTAGATAAATTTTTAGATCAGGCAATTGAACTTGATGTTGATGCAATTTGTGATGGCGTAGATGTTTACATCGGTTCTGTTATGCAGCATATTGAAGAAGCTGGTATTCACTCAGGGGACAGTGCATGCTCACTCCCTCCTGTCAGTCTCTCAAAAGAGCTAATAGATCAAGTTGAAGCACAGACAAAAACTATAGCACTTGGTCTTGGTGTTCGTGGTCTCATGAATGTTCAGTACGCAATCTATCAAGATGAAATTTATCTCATAGAAGTAAATCCTAGAGCTAGTAGAACTGTTCCTTTTGTTAGCAAGGCAACTGGTATGCCTCTTGCAAAAGTTGCAACTCGTGTAATGGTTGGAGAAACTCTAAAAAATGCTCTGAACTACTATGACAAGTACAACATTGTTATGGAAGAAAATGGACTCTTAAAACCTCGATTAAAAGGTCATATCTCTGTTAAAGAGGCAGTATTTCCTTTCCATAAACTATATGGCGCAGATTTAGTTCTAGGACCTGAAATGAAATCAACTGGTGAAGTTATGGGCATTAGCTCTAACTTTGGAATCAGTTTTGCAAAGGCTCAAATAGCTGCTGGAAACAGAATTGTTACAGAGGGAACCTGCTTTTTATCTTTTGTAGATACAGATAAAAAATATGCTTCTGAAATCGCAAGCGCTCTTCATAGACATGGCTTTAAACTTCTTGCTACAAAAGGGACACAAGCATCAATTGAAGAAGCTGGGATTCCTTGTGAAGTAGTTTTAAAGATTTCGGAGGGTCGTCCAAATATTGAAGATAGCATGAAGAATGATGCAATCGATATGGCGATTAATACATCTGATAACAATACTTCAAAAAAAGATGCTATTGTTATTCGCCAAGAAGTTCTAAAGAGAAACATACCTTACTTTACAACACTAAGCGCAGCAAGAGCACTTATTTTAGCTCTTGATGAGATGAAAAATGACTCTTGGACTTCTTCAAGGGCTCTGCAAGATTTTTTAGCATAAAAGATGAGTGTAATACTTACCCAAACCGACACTACTGTCGGTTTTCTCTCACAAAATTCACGAGAATTGTATGAGATAAAATCCCGCCCTCAAACAAAACCATTTATAAAAGTTTTTAGAGATTTTAAGAGTTTTATAAATGATTTTAAAAGGGTGCCAAATAGCAGAAAAAATTTAGTTCGCCGCTCAAAAAAAACATCATTTATTATTAATAACTTCTCATTTAGAGTAGCTCTTTTGCCTCTAAATTCTCAGATATTAAGAGATGCTCCATGGTTTTATTCAACTTCTGCAAATAGAAGCGGCGAGAGATTTGATAGAGATTTTTGTGAATCAAAAGCTGATATAATAGTAGAAAACATAGAGCTCTTAGTTGAAAACGCCTCTTCAAAACTTCTAAGAATCAACTCTAAAAAACTAAGAAGGTTAAGATGAGCAAAGCATTTCAAGCACTATTGACAGGTATGTTTATCACTTTCATACTAGATTTTTTTCTTTTTTTAGGAGTTTTGCTTCACTATATAGAATTTTATAAAATAGACCTCTATTACAATATTTTATTTGTAGATAACCAAAACTGGTATCTATTTTTCTCACTCTCTATAATTTTTGGATGGATGGTTATCTATATAAAAAACTACAAAGTTTCTCTCATACCAATAGTCATAATATCTATATTTACTTTTGTTACATTATTTGAAGATTTTGGTTATATGGTGGGAGAGATGATGTTTATGAAAGAAAACATTACTCTGCGTAGTGCAAAATTTACATATATAGGCAATATTATCTATGAGGGAAGAGAAGAGATTACTTTCTATCGTAGTGATATTTCTAAAATAGTAACTTTAAAGAAAAAGGATTTGATTTAATGAAACATATATACTCAATAACAAATGGTGTAGCACTTGGAAGTGCTGGTATAGCTATGATGAGCGTTCTAAGCGGATGTGAATCAAGCAGCCAACAACAAGAGCAGCAGCAAGGGCAACAACAACAGCAAGGGCAACAACAAAATAAATTTCTAGTCATTGAGCAACAAGCGGATGGAAAATATGTTGTGATTGAGGAGATGCCAACTGAGGGTCCAAGTAGAGCAATTATTCGTGAGTTAGATGCAAATGGAAATAAAACTGAGCGCTTTATGAGTGAAGAAGAGATGAAAGCTCTAGCAGAACAGGAGTATAAAAAAGTTCAAGATGGTACATCCGAGACACTAAGCAGTAACGAAGGAAGTGCTGGAATGGGACTAGCGGGAACTATCCTTGCAGTTGCTGCGGGTTCACTTTTGGGAAATATGATAGGAAATGCTTTGATGAATAACAAAAATTTTGCATCAAAATCATCCTCTGTAAATAAAAGCGCTTATTCTCGTCCAGCTAGTGGCGACTCAAAGAGTGGCTCATCCTCTGCTAAAAAGAGCTACTTTGGTGGCTCTAGCAGTTCAACACCTTCTAATCAATCATACGGGAGCTAACTTTTGATAAATTTAACTAAAATCAAACCTCTAAAACCAGCACAACTAGAAGAGTTAGGATTTACATGGCATACTGATAGCGATGAGAGCAACTATATAAGTGACACTCTTGTAAACATAACACATGATGAAGCTGAGGCTTACTATGAAGCTGCAAATGAGATATATGACATGTACGCAAAAGCAGCCGAATATGTTATAGAAAATAATCTTTTTTTTGAACTAGGGATTCCTTTTAATCTGATAGAGGCGATTAAGAAGAGTTGGGAAAATGATGTTCATTGGCATATCTACTCTAGATTTGACTTCGCTGGAGGAGTTGATGGAGCGCAAATAAAACTCTTAGAGTTTAATGCAGACACACCAACATCACTCTTTGAGACCGCACTCTTACAGTGGGGTTTACTAAAGAGCAACAATATGGACGAATCAGAGCAGTTCAACAATGTATATGAAGCTATAAAAGAGAATTTTAAGCGCCTTGTTACCCTTTTTGAAGATACAGAGCTTTTTGATGAGAGATATGATGGCTGGAAAATACTATTCTCTTCAATAGCTGGCAATGACGAGGAAGAGGCAACTACAAGGTTGCTTCAACAGATTGCGACAGACGCTGGATTTAATACTGGTTTTGAGTATCTTGGAGATGTTAAGTTTGATGAAGATGGAATCTATGATAGAGATGACAACCAGTATGAGTACTGGTTTAAACTCTACCCTTGGGAAGATATCGCAACTGATGAGCCTGAGCTTGCTACAATGCTAACAACTATTATGCAAAATCAAAGCGCAATCATATTAAACCCTGCATATACTCTTCTTTTTCAATCAAAAGGGATGTTGAAAATTTTATACGATCTTTTTCCTGATTCGCCTTATCTTCTAAAGAGCTCCTTTGAGCCTCTTAGAGGAGTAAAACAGGTTCAAAAAAGTGTTTTTGGAAGAGAGGGAGCAAACATAGCAATAATAGATATAGATGGAACAGTGCTTCAAGAGCAAGATGGTCCATATAAAAATCATAAAAAGATATATCAAGAGTATGTTGAACTAAACAGAGATTCTAGCGGAGCAAAATACCAAGCTGGAGTTTTCTTTGCTTATGAGGGAGCTGGAGTTGGTTTTAGAAAAGGAGATGAGATTTTAAACAATATGAGCAAATTTGTAGGGCATGTTTTAGTCTAAACATACCCATTTTTTTTCTTATCTACCTGTTTGGAGCTTCTCTTTAAGTATAACTTTTCCAGCCTCAACACCAGGTTGGTTATAAGCATCTATATACATAAACTTAGCACAAACAGAAGTAAGCAGTTCATACTCATACATAAGTGCTGCTATGCTTCTCTCGCTCACTCTATCTATCGTTATAACATCACATGGAATATCACCCAAATTTCTTATAGACTCTATTGTCGCATCTGCTTGTTTGTTTATAAGATATGCGAACTCTATATTATCTATATAGTTTAACTCTTCTAGACCCCTTAGCTCAACTTGAGGAATTTTTAGGTTATTTTCAAAATCATTAACTTTTATAACAGTGACTGTCTTATCACGTCTCCCCTCAACAATGAGCTGTAAAAAAGAGTGCTGATCAATGGGGCCAATAATTCCGATTGGAGTAAGTCCCTGTCTTGTAGAGTTTATATCAACTTTGCCCAAACTCTCACCCCAAAGTTGTATATACCAGTTATTAAAACCATCAAGTCTTGATGAATAAGAAAAAAGTACATTTATATTGAAACTGTTTTTATACTCTACAAAAAATCTAGCCTTCTTTACTATCCTCTCGTATGTATCTTCTTTGTTGAAAAATGAGTCATAAGCAGTTTTTGCACCAAATAAAAGCTCATCAATATCTATGCCAACAATAGCTAAAGGAAGAAGTCCAACAGCACTAAATACTGAGAATCTTCCACCTACATTTTTTGGTATCTCAAAACTTTTTATATTATTTGCTTTTGCATACTCATTTAACTTTGAATCACTCTCTGTTATTACAACGCTATTATTTTTATCACATGTAACTAAAGAGTTTATATATTTAAAAATAGATACAGTCTCTATTGTAGTTCCAGACTTTGATATAACAATAAAGAGAGTATCTTCTAAATCTATATTTTTTATCTTTGATTGTATATCTATTGGGTCTGTTGTCTCTAAAAAGTGGAGCTTTTTTGTTAGATTTTTAGAGTATTTTAAAAATTTATAGATTGCATAAGTTCCAAGCGTACTTCCACCTATTCCAATTACTACAATATTTTTTTGATTAACGCTTGAAGCGTACTCTTTTAGTGCAGAGGTCTCTTGATGAACAAGATTATAGTAACCTATATGTTCTCTCTCTGCTTGTATCTGAGTAAATACATCCTCATCTGAAATAGAGGGGTTAAAGTTGTGTTGATATTGCATCTCTACTCTTGAGTTTTATTGTAAAAAAAGTTTGTAGCCTTTACAAAACCATCCACACTTCCACAATCAAATCTTTTTCCTTTAAATTTATATGCTATTACTCCACCCGTTTTTGCTTGCGTTAAAAGTGCATCAGTTATCTGAATCTCTCCACCTTTTCCAGGTTTAGTATCTTCTAGAATATCAAAAATATCAGGTGTCAATATATATCTTCCAATTATCGCTAAGTTTGAAGGAGCATCTTTACTCTCTGGTTTTTCAACCATATTCGTTACTCTAATAACGCCATCTTCTTCTTCATGTCCCGCAATTACTCCATATTTATTACTATGTTCTAGCGGAATCTCTTCAACAGCTACAATAGAGCATCTATATTTTTCATACAATTTTACCATTTGTGTCAAAACAGCCTCACCATCATTATCACACAAGTCATCTGCTAAAATTACTGCAAAAGGTTCATCTCCAATAAGTGTTTGTCCTGTCCAAATAGCATGACCCAACCCTTTCATTTCGCCTTGTCTTGTGTAACTGATAGTACAATTTTTAACAATATCACGTATCTCTTTCATCAGTATCTCTTTAGAAGTTCCATCTATCTGATGCTCAAGTTCAAACGATCTGTCAAAGTGATCTTCAATTGCTCTTTTTCCACGACCTGTTACTATTGCCATGGTATCTATTCCTGCTTCTCTAGCCTCTTCCACACCATATTGTAAAAGCGGTTTTGTAAGGATAGGAAGCATCTCTTTTGGGATTGCCTTTGTAGCTGGAAGGAACCTTGTTCCATAACCCGCTGCTGGGAAAAGGCATTTTCTTATTTTCATATTCTCTTTTGGCATATTTTAGCCTCTATAATTAAATTTTTAACTTATATACTTTTGCATGAGGGGTTATAATAACCTCTTCGAATAGCATTTTATCATACTCTTGCAAAACAGATAACTGAATATACACAGAGTTGTAAGTTTTCTCATCAACAACTAAAAAAGTGTTGTAACTTGACATAAAAATTAGGTTTAATTCACCATTTGGATTTACAAGTTCTACCTCTTTTGTAAACTTCATATTTTTATCATAAGCACTCTGGATTACCCTTTTTATGGGCACTTTGTTGTTATTAATATTTACACTAAACTCTTTTAAATCGACTACTACACCCTGAGAAAGATTTAATATATTTTGTTCTTGCCTAAACTGTTTTGTTGCGTAAAAAAAAGAGCGATTTTTCATATTTCCATTCATTAAATCAAGATTTGAGAAAATTTCAACAGTTGGGTATATATCTAGCATTCTATGTGGAAGATAAAAGTAGATATCTCTTGTTTTTTTAGGAAGTTCAATCTCTCCTTCAAGAGAGAGTAAAAAGTCATTTGTATCACTAAAACCATACTCTTTTGTCATTTTTTCTATATTTGAAAACATCGTTGGATTTTTATCTTCAAAAGAGTTCTCACTATACTCAACATCAAGTCTGGCAAGTTTTGCTGATACATCTTGAGGATTTGTAAGCATAAAACTAACAGGAAAATTTACATCTCCTCTATGTTTTCCCCCATCTATTAGAGTCTTTACATCGCTATAGTATCTTATTGGATACCCATAATCCCACCATGCAACAACATAATCTTCTCTATTAGCTTTTCCTCTTAGCATATCTAGCACTTTTACCTCATCTGCATTAAAAACAGTTGGAACTCTGTATGCCTCAATGTGAACTATGTTTGGAAGTAAAATGAGGAGTGTAAGAGCACTCATGGAGAAAACTTTGACTCTTCTATTTGGCATAAATCTAGCAATCTCGCTAATCAAAAAGGCGACTCCAAAGGCCAAGACTGGAACCGCATAGATAGTAAATCTAAGCCCTCCCACATAAGCTAAAAATCCAAGTCCAATTAATGGAAGTCCAAAGAGCATCACTTTGTGTTTATATACCAGATAGATATATCCAATAATGGAAGCTAAAAATGTTATAACATGCCCGCTGATACGATTTGCGAAAGTTATAAAAGGTATATTTGCAGCCTCTCTAATTGTCTGCTTTACAGAGTAAAAGTGAAGCTTAAGACCCTCTTGTCCCACACTTATCGCATCTTTAAAGACATATCCACTAAGTTGTTCCCATATTGGATTAAACCCGCCAGAGACAAAAAACAGAACAATAGAGAACGCCAAAACTGAGTGCACATATCTATCATACTTCTCTTGCTTATACATGTAAAAGGCTATTAGAACAAAAATGGCTCTTATATACCCCTCAAAACCAACCATTGCAAACATCATAATAGCTAGCAGTTTATAGTTGTAACTATTTTTTCTCTCATATAAAAGAGTGTAAAGAAGTATAAGAGCAAAAAATGCGCTCTCAAGCGAATAACTTTGTGGATACCACCATCTGTAAATTAAAATATCAACTGCTGTGATTAATAAATATTTATCTTGATTTGTTCTAACTGCCCAGATAATAGACCATAGCAAAAACATAGGAAGTACAATGTTTAGCATGTCTGTATCATAGTAGCCTATCATAGTTCTATTGTAGTAACTATGAGCGATGCTAGCTAGAAGTGCAGCTATAAATCCCATCTCCAAATTATCTATACTCTTAGCTATTAGAATTATAGGAATAACTATAAGTGAACCAAGAAAAACAGGCATAAAGAGGATAACGCTCTCAAAAGAAAAAGGCAAGATGTATGCAAAAAGAGCGCTCAACTGTGATGCTGCAAGATCGACTGCAGAGAGATCGTTATCTTGATGAACTCCAGCTAAAATATCTCTAGCACCCTCTGCCCAGTAATAGCCATCATTTGTGTTTATCATAAGCTGAGCATTAAATCTAAAAGGCTCATAATCTACGAACTGATAAAACCAAATCATCCTAATTGCAACAGAAAAAAGAAAAGCTAAAGCTATATATAGAAGTGTAACTTTTGTCTCTTTTGTAAATGTTAGCACACTCTATCCTTGATTATATTTCGTTATAAAGGCTATCTCTCTCAACAGGTATAAAACCACTGTTTTTTATAAGCGCTCTAAAATCTTCAAGCTTTACGCCATTTGCGCTCTTTGCCCCTGCTGCGGAGTTTATGGACTCTTTTTCTATCGTACCATCTAAATCATTTGCACCAAACTCTTGAGCAACGAGGGCTAAATTTACAGTTGAAGTAACCCAATATGCTTTTAAATTAGCAACATTATCTAAAACTATGCGGCTTATCGCCATAGTTTTTAATATCTCATTTGCAGTTATTGGCTCTTTTATATTTAAGTAGTTATTCTCAGTTTGATATACAAGTGGGATAAAGCAGTTAAAACCGCCTGTCTTGTCTTGAAGTTCTCTTATTCGCATCATATGATCTATGCGATGGGCACGACTCTCTATGTGCCCAAAGAGCATAGTAACATTGCTTTTTTTGCCTCTCTCATGCCATTTTCTATGAATCTCAAACCATTGATCAGATGTAACTTTACCCTTGCAGATAAAATCTCTTACCTTCTCATCAAATATTTCAGCCCCGCCACCAGGCATTGAATCAACACCGTTTTCAACCATCAAATCAAGAATCTCATCATAACTTTTACCATATTGACGAGATAAAAAATCGACCTCAGCAGCAGTTAAAGCTTTTACATGTAGATGCGGATAAGCTGTTTTGATTTTTTTGAAAATCTCTAAGTACCAATCCATTCCAGTATTTGGATTATGAGCTGAAACTATATGAACCTCTGTTGCACCACGAGAGTCAATATCTTTAACAATTTCCATGATTTGATTATGCGTCATTGTGTATTGGTTTGGATTTTTTCTAGTTGCTGAGTATGCACAAAACTTGCAAACATCAGCGCAAA
Proteins encoded:
- the mqnE gene encoding aminofutalosine synthase MqnE; this translates as MSLRDKITRGERIDFDEALLLYEMDFFELGDLADSIRKKKHGKKSYYNINRHINPTNVCADVCKFCAYSATRKNPNQYTMTHNQIMEIVKDIDSRGATEVHIVSAHNPNTGMDWYLEIFKKIKTAYPHLHVKALTAAEVDFLSRQYGKSYDEILDLMVENGVDSMPGGGAEIFDEKVRDFICKGKVTSDQWFEIHRKWHERGKKSNVTMLFGHIESRAHRIDHMMRIRELQDKTGGFNCFIPLVYQTENNYLNIKEPITANEILKTMAISRIVLDNVANLKAYWVTSTVNLALVAQEFGANDLDGTIEKESINSAAGAKSANGVKLEDFRALIKNSGFIPVERDSLYNEI